A single Brachybacterium sillae DNA region contains:
- a CDS encoding exodeoxyribonuclease III yields MALTIATVNVNGLRAAARKGMPDWLASTAADIITLQEVRAPVELVAGLLGEGWSVAASASELKGRAGVALAARTARQDIDLEAARAGLPGLEDPSHTGRWLEADLDDPFGDGRALTVVSCYLHSGNVDKPQTMTDKYAFLDAMVERLSALRADGRHVVLTGDLNIAHQNNDIKNWKGNLASAGFLPEERAYFTRLMGEQGDGLGAQGEPWIDVHRTLVGDRPGPYTWWSQRGKAFDNDSGWRLDYQIATPDLAARAVSAQVDRAPSYDTRWSDHAPLVIRYE; encoded by the coding sequence ATGGCTCTCACCATTGCGACCGTGAACGTCAACGGCCTGCGCGCCGCCGCCCGCAAGGGGATGCCCGACTGGCTCGCGAGCACCGCGGCCGACATCATCACCCTGCAGGAGGTCCGCGCACCCGTGGAGCTCGTGGCCGGTCTGCTGGGAGAGGGCTGGTCAGTGGCGGCCAGTGCCTCCGAGCTCAAGGGTCGCGCCGGGGTCGCCCTCGCCGCCCGCACCGCCCGGCAGGACATCGACCTCGAGGCCGCGCGCGCCGGCCTGCCGGGGCTCGAGGACCCCTCCCACACCGGGCGGTGGCTCGAGGCAGACCTCGACGACCCCTTCGGTGACGGCCGCGCCCTCACCGTGGTGTCCTGCTACCTGCACTCCGGCAACGTCGACAAGCCGCAGACCATGACCGACAAGTACGCCTTCCTCGATGCGATGGTCGAGCGCCTGTCGGCCCTGCGCGCCGACGGGCGCCACGTGGTGCTCACCGGTGACCTCAACATCGCCCACCAGAACAACGACATCAAGAACTGGAAGGGCAATCTGGCATCGGCCGGATTCCTGCCCGAGGAGCGCGCCTACTTCACCCGGCTGATGGGGGAGCAGGGCGACGGCCTCGGCGCACAGGGGGAGCCGTGGATCGACGTGCATCGCACCCTCGTCGGTGACCGGCCCGGTCCGTACACCTGGTGGTCGCAGCGCGGCAAGGCCTTCGACAACGACTCGGGCTGGCGCCTGGACTATCAGATCGCGACGCCGGACCTCGCCGCCCGGGCCGTCAGCGCCCAGGTGGATCGCGCCCCGAGCTACGACACCCGCTGGAGTGACCACGCACCGCTCGTCATCCGATACGAATGA
- a CDS encoding bifunctional methylenetetrahydrofolate dehydrogenase/methenyltetrahydrofolate cyclohydrolase, which yields MTAQILDGKATAKAIKAELAERVQKLVDAGHPRPGLATVLVGDDPGSQSYVAGKHRDSKQIGLNSIQKHLPADATQEDVEAVINELNNDPACTGYIVQLPLPKHLDQDKIIEMIDPAKDADGLHPTNLGRLVLNANNPIYTPLPCTPRAVIELMARYGLDLKGKDVVVIGRGVTVGRSIGPLITRREFNATVTLTHTGTKDLSSHLKRADVIVAAAGSAHMVKPEDVKPGAVVLDVGVSRVEATEEGGKATLSGDVDPAVAEVASWISPNPGGVGPMTRALLVTNVVEMAEHQAGIGLDQ from the coding sequence GTGACCGCACAGATCCTCGACGGCAAGGCGACCGCGAAGGCCATCAAGGCCGAGCTCGCCGAGCGCGTCCAGAAGCTCGTCGACGCCGGCCACCCGCGCCCCGGCCTGGCCACCGTGCTGGTGGGCGATGACCCGGGCAGCCAGTCGTACGTCGCCGGCAAGCACCGCGACAGCAAGCAGATCGGCCTGAACTCGATCCAGAAGCACCTCCCGGCGGACGCCACCCAGGAGGACGTCGAGGCCGTCATCAACGAGCTGAACAACGACCCGGCCTGCACCGGGTACATCGTCCAGCTGCCGCTGCCCAAGCACCTCGACCAGGACAAGATCATCGAGATGATCGACCCGGCCAAGGACGCCGACGGTCTGCACCCGACGAACCTCGGGCGCCTGGTGCTCAACGCGAACAACCCGATCTACACCCCGCTGCCGTGCACCCCGCGCGCCGTCATCGAGCTGATGGCCCGCTACGGCCTGGACCTCAAGGGCAAGGACGTCGTGGTCATCGGCCGCGGCGTCACCGTCGGCCGCTCCATCGGCCCGCTCATCACCCGCCGCGAGTTCAACGCCACCGTCACCCTCACCCACACCGGCACCAAGGACCTGTCCTCGCACCTCAAGCGCGCCGACGTGATCGTCGCCGCCGCGGGCAGCGCCCACATGGTCAAGCCGGAGGACGTCAAGCCCGGTGCCGTCGTCCTCGACGTGGGCGTCTCTCGTGTGGAGGCCACCGAGGAGGGCGGCAAGGCCACCCTGTCCGGTGATGTCGACCCGGCCGTGGCGGAGGTCGCCTCGTGGATCTCCCCGAACCCCGGCGGCGTGGGCCCGATGACCCGCGCCCTGCTGGTCACCAACGTGGTGGAGATGGCCGAGCACCAGGCCGGCATCGGCCTGGACCAGTGA